From the genome of Bosea sp. Tri-49, one region includes:
- a CDS encoding DUF1801 domain-containing protein, with product MIIPGAPKADNPEDYIAQLDGWQLATVAALRAAVKAAAPLEERIKWTHLVYFSNGPVLLIRAEAARVLFGFWRGKRLRGIEPRLKPGGKFELATMVLREGDAVDPAVAAELVRAAVALNRELGDPSKPSM from the coding sequence GTGATCATCCCGGGCGCGCCCAAGGCCGACAACCCGGAGGACTATATCGCCCAGCTCGATGGCTGGCAGCTCGCGACGGTCGCGGCCCTGCGCGCCGCGGTGAAGGCGGCCGCCCCGCTCGAAGAGCGGATCAAGTGGACGCACCTGGTCTACTTCTCGAACGGGCCGGTGCTGCTGATCCGGGCTGAAGCGGCGCGCGTGCTCTTCGGCTTCTGGCGCGGCAAGCGGCTGCGCGGGATCGAGCCGCGCCTGAAGCCCGGCGGCAAGTTCGAGCTCGCGACCATGGTCCTGCGCGAGGGCGATGCGGTCGATCCGGCCGTTGCCGCCGAGTTGGTGCGCGCCGCGGTCGCGCTCAACCGCGAGCTCGGCGACCCGAGCAAGCCGAGCATGTGA
- a CDS encoding ATP-dependent Clp protease proteolytic subunit: MHGTMQLVPMVVEQSTRGERSFDIYSRLLRERIIFLNGEVNDGSAALVCAQLLFLEAENPKRPVHFYINSPGGVVTSGFAIYDTMQYIRSPVHTLCMGTARSMGSFLLMAGEPGERAALPNASLHVHQPLGGAQGQASDILIQAEEIQKTKRRMIRLYAEHCGRSEEEVERTLDRDRFMSAEEGLEWGLIDRVLTGPPPEA; this comes from the coding sequence ATGCACGGCACGATGCAGCTCGTCCCTATGGTGGTCGAACAGTCGACCCGTGGGGAACGGTCCTTCGACATCTATTCGCGCCTGCTGCGTGAGCGGATCATCTTCCTGAACGGCGAGGTCAATGATGGCAGCGCCGCGCTGGTCTGCGCCCAACTGCTGTTCCTGGAGGCTGAGAACCCGAAGCGCCCGGTCCATTTCTACATCAACTCGCCGGGCGGCGTCGTCACCAGCGGCTTCGCGATCTACGACACGATGCAATACATCCGCTCGCCGGTGCACACGCTCTGCATGGGCACGGCCCGCTCGATGGGCTCCTTCCTGCTGATGGCAGGCGAGCCCGGCGAACGCGCGGCGCTTCCCAATGCCAGCCTGCATGTCCATCAGCCGCTCGGCGGCGCGCAAGGGCAGGCCTCGGACATCCTGATCCAGGCCGAGGAGATCCAGAAGACCAAGCGGCGGATGATCAGGCTCTACGCCGAGCATTGCGGACGCAGCGAGGAGGAGGTCGAGCGCACGCTCGATCGGGACCGCTTCATGAGCGCCGAGGAGGGGCTGGAATGGGGGCTGATCGACCGCGTGCTGACGGGGCCGCCGCCGGAAGCGTAG